CCTCCAACACTTTTATTTTTTGTCTTTTCTGAAACGGGAAATTCCAAACAGGCCTCCTTTTCCGGGAAGCACTTCGTCTTCATACCGGATGCATGGAGGCGAAACTGTGGTTAATCTGTAGCAAACAAATGGCACTTTGTGCATGTTCAGAGGTCCTCTGTCTTTCCTGCTTTTTTACCATGCCTCTGCATTGGAACAAGGCAGGAACTAGGGCCTGGACCCAGAACTGTGGTCTTTTGAGGCATCTGTCCACTGCCGTGAGTGCCAAGCTCTGGCTGTAAAGCAGAATCAAAACGCAACAGGCATTTCAAGCCCCCTGAATCTCATTCATTCTCTCCGAGCCTCTCCCACTCCCCGCACTGCCCATTGTCCCCCTTGCTGACCTGGAGGTTGGAGAGCTGCGTGAATGCTTTTTCACAGCCCGCATGTGGGCACTTGTAGGGTCTGTCACCGGTGTGGATTCTGAAACGTGACAACGAAGAAGTGTGAACTTTTAGAACTGATACAAACATCATGCCCcggtttgtttatttacttcacttattcCCCAGTTTCCTCCCCAAGGAtgacccaaagtggcttccattgctctcttccccctccattttatcctcacaacaaccccatgatgCAAGTGAGGCTGAGAGTAGCCCAATTTGAATTgcgagctctgggttgggaaatgccttgagatggtggggggtggagcctgaggagggcggggtttgggtagaggagggacttcagtggggtatgatgccatacaacagtctaccttccaaacagtgttcccttttaagctgagttagtgtgagccaggttacagttttttagccctctcgctcacatatttttgtcttagctcagggaaaacggccccagagccaactaatttatgctgtagctcacaaatttaatgccagtaactcacaaagtagaatttttgctcacaagaccccacagcttagagggaacatttcttccaaagcagccattttcttcagctgAGATGATCTCTGTCACCCAGAGAatggttgtaatcccaggagatctccagttacaacctggagattggcagccctaggcctaATATCATCCatcaggcttccatggcagagtggagattcgaacctggatttcccggatcctagtctgatgtccaaccactatgccacactggctcttccAGTTTGATGGAACAGCGAGGGACACATGGAGGTAGGAAAAGGCAGGAGGCCCCAGCGGTTTTGGCTTACTGAACCTGAAGTAATCAACTGACAGATTTTTCCTCCGATTTCTCTGTGTGGCCATGAGAACTAGAAACattaaagcaaaaaagaaaatcttcaggaattccgGGGAGATAGCACATTTTGCGTTAGAGGCCAACTGGTTCTTCTTTTGACGTCAAATGCAGCTTTTATGCCAGGCTCTCTTTCATGTCAGttttggcagccccccccccccccccgagatttcaGCTGCAAACATGACAAAATCCAGGGGCaagcttaaaaagaaaaaaaaaatgtaaaactcGCACCAAGAAAAATACTAAGATCCTTGCTAATTATGTAAAGTGAGCAACTGTGCATAGTTTATTCCACAATGCTAACATGTGGGATTCagttccaatactccctctaaactgtggcatccttgtgagcaaaaagttctactttgtgagctactgatattaaaagttgtgagtgaggcatttggctactgcatgaattagttcactctggggccgtccttcctgagctgagagaaaaatgtgtgagcctgaggctaaaaaactgtgagctagctcacgctaacagcTTAGAACACTGTTCAGTTCACTTTCACAGGACACGAGTTCTAAGGATTATTATTCCCATTTGGACTCTTTTCCACCAGCCTTTCTTATGGCAGTGCAGCCATAAAAAATAGGAacttgtttgcttttttaaaaaaaattggattatTTAAATACAAACTAAAATTGTTGGGGGAGCTGAAACATTACCCCGCCCCCTGCAGTGTGCTCTTTTTTCTACATTCTCAGGGAACAGCTATGCACATGGCCATGAGGAATTCCTGGGAGGATATGAAGAACAGATTTACCTTGGAGCAATGTTTCCTGACCTTCTAACCACCAAGGCACAGTTCTGGAAAGTGTAAGCATAAGAACGACTTGCCCTCACAAGAGCCCAGCCTGTGCATCCGGATGAGCCCTAATCTGGGAAGTAAATTGGCCCAGAGAAGTGATTCATGGAGAACCACACCAAACAACTTTCTCTGAAGACAAGCAATTCTAAAGCGGTAGGAAAGACTGGAGCAAGTGACTGCAGAGTTACCTCTGCTTTCAGGAGGCTACCTGGAACAAGGCAGATACACTGCAGCTAACCACCTCTGGTGGGTGGGTATGTTGGGCTCTTTATTTAATTAGTGCATTTCTTATGACATGACAGGCTGatctggcccagcccagcaatgATCCCTGGTAAATTTTTGAGAATTATTACCCTGGGGAAGCAGGAAAAATTTAAAGGCAGCCTTTGCAAATCTATCTGCAAATGCCGGcaacccatagagtttttcctaGCCTGTCTTACCACGCATACTTTCTGTGGCACGCTCGTGGCCTGTAaaaagagggaggaaagcaattttcttcttctactttaatgaatattttaaaacctgttcGTCTGGAGACTCTTGGATCATCACAGGCAATTAGGAGAATGGCAGTTTGAAAGCgtgatttatttctttttatagtccacctttctcacttggacttgaGGTGGGTCACTCAGAGTGAAGCAATACAATTGACAGGATGGGGTATTCCATGCACAATACCATAGGACTGGCGTTGCAAAACCAATGAGAAATCTAAGAACAGAGGCAAAGCATAAACCTATATATAATAAACCTAAATTACCTAGCAGGATCCTAATCTCAGTAAGCTAAACGCAGTAGCATACGCAACAGCCCCTCATAACTTatctaagtaactttgtgaattatTTAGTACAGTGCAATTCTGCTGCCTGCACAGAAAAGTCCTCTTGAATGATTCTGTTTTGCAGTTTGCTGAAAGCGCAGGAGTGGGAGCACTCCTGGCCTCCTCAGGCTGGCCATTCCATATGGTAAGGGCATTTTAAGAAgtaatactggatttatattccaccctccactctgaatctcagagcagttcacaatctcctttaccttcccccccccgcaacaaacaccctgtgaggtgggtggggctgagagggctctcacagcagctgctctttcaaggacctCTTGCGAGAgtcatggctgactcaaggccattccagcagctgcaagtggaggagtggggaatcaaacccagttctcccaaataagaggccgcatacttaaccactacaccaatctggagGAAGTGGATGAAAAATGTAATAGACAGTATCATGATCCTAGggctagtgaggcctacaggctccagggaagcctgtatagGAGTAGCTACAGGGCTTACATTCCCCAGGAGcccttctgtctctctgattgggtgaaagtagttttggagggaaaacttgccctgaggggtgggacctgggaggaaagcataaaaaggccaagctacagacagggtgtgttctctctggaaaggctgcagaTAGAAAGGTTTTTCCTAAGAAGGCTGGACTGGAGAAGGCTGCAGCTGAGGAGATCCCTCATTCAAGAAGGATGAGTAAGTCAattggaattagaggaagggaacgtgCAGTTAGTTGTGACaaggcttttatttctttgtaccaacctTTAGCTGTTTTACTATATTCACTGCTGCACTAAAAATATTTCAAACTACTTCCTGTTTTTGAGCACTTTTTTTTTGAAGCATTTATAATAAccctgttgttatactgcctaggtcctcacatctctttggtcacagataagaagaagaattgaagatttatacccccacccttctctctgaatcagagactcagagcggcttacaatctcccatatcttctccccacacaataaacaccctgtgaggtgggtggggctgagagggctctcgtagcagctgccctttcaaggacagctctgcaagagctatggctgacccaaggccattccagcagatgcaagtggaggagtggggaatcaaacccggttctcccagataacagtccatgcacttaaccactacaccaaactggcttgctgagaaggaagacagaggggtcgggtgggtgctctgggccctctgaGACAGGCCTTTACCAGAGCAGTGGCAGCCCGTAGAGGCCCTCCCTGGTTGCCTGCCAGTGCGAAAGATGGTAACTGAAGACACCTTTGGACTCTTGAAGTTTCACCCAATACTGCCGCCACATTTTCTAGCTTATGCTTGGATCCACTGGGACTACAATTTTGCTCCCTCCTCCAAGAGAAACAGATTACAGGATGCTGAATCTTCTGTCATTTCTTCTTTCCTCTGGCTTAATCCTAAATCATAATGTGTGCCTGCATGCACAGCTGGAGgggagaaggcaaaaggagaccacggggggggggggggggttactcacCTTGTGTGTTGCTGGAGGTGGGAGAGTTGGCGGAACGATTTCTCGCAGTAGGAGCAGTGATAGGGCTTGACGCCCAGATGGATGCGCAGGTGCTGCGCCAGGTAGGAGGCGTTGGCGAAGGACTTGGAACAGTGTGGGCACTTGTGGGGCTTGGCCTCGGTATGCGACTTGGAGTGGATCTGCATTTCTGACTTGGTGAAGAAGGTGAGAGGGCACACTTTACACCTGgacaaggagaagaaggaagtcTCATGATGAACAGCAGCTTCCAATCAGGTAGCCATGGCTAAGGAAACGTCCGCCATTTCCCATACATGGGTACACTCCTCACCCATTCCCTGAAGATAGTCATATCCCTCCTCACCCAAATCAGGCCAATATGTTATGCTGTGATGCACAAAATCCTAACCCAATAGTACTCCATACACAGGATTGTGAACCTATTCAGTCCAAGATGAAGATGCTCTGTTAACGTGCAAAACTGCCTAATGTAGGGGAGTAAGCTGAAGTGGCAGTgaatacaatacaagaactcgtgggcattcgatgaaattgctgagcagtcagattaaaacggataaaaggaagtacttcttcacccaaagtgtgattaacatgtggaactgccacaggaggtggtggcagctacaagctataagcatagacagcttcaagagggggttagataaaaatatggagcagaggtccatcagcggctattagccacagtgtgtgtgtgtgtgtgtgtgtgtgtgtgtgtgtgtgtgtatatatatatatatatatatatatatatatatatatatatatatatatacacatatatatatgaatatgtgtgtgtgtgtatatatatatttttggccactgtgtgacacagagtgttggactggatgggccattggcctgatccaacatggcttctcttatgttcttatgaacttctGTGCTCTGCTTTTTTAATACTGGAAATCAGAGATCCCCCccatgcaaaaaaacaaaagccctaGATACAAAATGGTGGCTCAGGAATCAATTAAATGGCACGGTTTGCAGATTCTAGCAGCAACACCCTGCAAATGGCCAAAGAAGACCAATCaagacccccaccaccaccaacaaccAGACAAAGAGCACCAGTTAACATTCATATTTGGCATGTGAGGACGcctgagagggagaaaaaagtgcAAGGCCAAGCACAGACACCATGGTATAGAATTATAGCTCAATTTGGTGTTTTTAAAGGAGAGGTAACTGGCATCCATGTTCTTTCCAAGCATCAGGCCCCACTCCAAGTTTTTCTTCGTGCCAGATGCTGTGTGTAAGCTATCAGATGTAAGTTGGTGGGAGATGCATCTTTGAGGAAGGTTGTCGGAAACAGAGATAAAGGCACTTCGCTGTCAGAGGCTTTCTCTACCCCCACTTCTCTTAAATCACTCAAGTGGAATGAAGCTTTAAAAGTGCAACACGAAACTCTAATGGATAATTTtgcaaaggaaagaaaataggaaGTTTCTCAGCACTGGCGCTTTAATTCAACTGCGGGAGCAGCAGAATTGTCCTTTAGCATCTGAAGTAAGAAACTGACATGCATGTTTAAAAGAGACTTTAAAATTCAACCTTTGATCCCACATTACAGGAAAATGGATTTGGGGATTTTCCATATTTAGTGTAATGTTTAATATGAATTGCTGATGAATACAATATTCAATGAAATGTTTTTTCAAATATTGAGAGTTATTGTTTAAAAATAGTGTTAATTTCTGTTTGTTATTTAGCCACAATTTTTGTGTTCTTTGATATACCCACTCCAAGCCAGGCATTACCTTCTGTGACAGAGTGCCACCAGTCAGTGTTTGTCACAAATACAAGGGAAGAGGGATGAATGGGAAAAAGGCTAGGACAGATTTATTGGTCTCACAAGGAGAGAAGCAGAGAAGCAGGGTCCTAGAATGTAATCACTCAAGTTCCCAGAATCCTGCTGTCAGTGGTTGAAAGAAACTTCCTTGAGACTCGCCATTGGGACTCTATATAGTtccataaaatggaagagggtaTGGTCTGAGAACCAAATTCTGTGTTTGGAAATACTAGGTGCGATGCACTTCATGGACTGCACCTCTATGTTATGAAGACAGGGGAACTGTGCTCAACTGGTTCCCTGTTTCAATGGACACCCTTCTTTCCTTGGGAATTCTAGGATTCCAACCATGCGTTCTTCTTgataccctttttaaaaaaatgcagaataCTCATCTTTATTGTGAAGCATTCAAAAAATGTCAACCTGCTCCACTGACAGAAGTACAAAATTACTGTAATAACCCTCAATAATTCATAtattaaaaaaatcacaaaaaattataaaataatagaTGCAAAAGACATGGCTACGCAAAATCCAACTCTATGTGATGCATACAAATATAATACCTATGCTACACTAATCCACAAGTCAAAGTGCATACAATGAAAATTCACAATAAAGTGTAGCCTTCATCATTTGCACATGTCAGAAGAATCAAGACAAGGATTCTGGAAATGGCACAGTCCAGGAAGACCCCATTTATTCATTTTAAGATTTTGAATCCAGCATTCTTAGTTAAGTTCATGCTGTTTCCAAAGATCTAATGTGATTCTCAGATaatgccaccaatgttccctctaagctgcagccttgtgagcaaaaattctactttctgagctactggcattacagttgtgagctactgcataaattattgtgcactggggtcatccttcctgagctaagacaaaaatgtgtgagctggaggctaaaaatctgtgagctagctcacggtaactcagtttagagagaacactgaatGCCACTGAAACACCAGGATTCTGGTGGGAAGGGAATGGAAGGCATACTTGGGGGCAGAGGTGGGTTTCCCTGGTACTTCCATTCCTACCTGTACGTCTTGCCCTCTTTTCCAATGTCACCCGAGGCTAAGATAGGGTAGGGCACCACAAGGACGGGGGGCCCCGACGGGTTCTCAGCTTTTATCTTCTTGCGTCCTCGTTCTGTTTTGGGGGCCCCCAGCAGGCTGTGACCTTGGATGGTCTTGATGGAGTCCAAGAGAGGGGGGCTGGTGATCCCTGAGATGAGGGTAGGCGAGGAGGCAATGAGGCGGCTCTGGCTGGTTGAGGTGGGCGTGGAGGGGGTACTGGTGCCTGTCCCGGCACTGGATTCTGAGGTACTGACGGCGGGGGCACGGGAACCCAGTCCCAGAcctggaaggcaaaagaagggaaaGCTCACACTGGCATCCCAGgggcatagctcagtggcagagcctggcTGATGGCAGTCACAACCTcactgatggtctgattctgaCGAAGGCAGCTTTCTGTGTGTT
The Heteronotia binoei isolate CCM8104 ecotype False Entrance Well chromosome 18, APGP_CSIRO_Hbin_v1, whole genome shotgun sequence genome window above contains:
- the ZNF362 gene encoding zinc finger protein 362 yields the protein MAEPRFNNPYFWPPPPTMPSQLDNLVLINKIKEQLMAEKIRPPHLPPTSVSSQQPLLVPPSPAEGSQSIMSIPKLQQVPGLHPQAVPQPDVALHARPATSTVTGLGLGSRAPAVSTSESSAGTGTSTPSTPTSTSQSRLIASSPTLISGITSPPLLDSIKTIQGHSLLGAPKTERGRKKIKAENPSGPPVLVVPYPILASGDIGKEGKTYRCKVCPLTFFTKSEMQIHSKSHTEAKPHKCPHCSKSFANASYLAQHLRIHLGVKPYHCSYCEKSFRQLSHLQQHTRIHTGDRPYKCPHAGCEKAFTQLSNLQSHQRQHNKDKPYKCPNCYRAYTDSASLQIHLSAHAIKHAKAYCCSMCGRAYTSETYLMKHMSKHTVVEHLVSQHSPQRTESPGIPVRISLI